The Spirochaetota bacterium nucleotide sequence TTCTGGCTTACATACAGTGGGACTACAACTGTCTATATATCAAGATAGAAATGGAAGTTAATGGAACTCTAATCTGGTATTACACCATCTGCAAGAGAGAGGCTTGGCTTATTGGACATAGGATAGTTCCAGATCAGAAGGATAACAGAATAATGATTGGAAGACATATTCACAAATACTTCTTCTCAAGAGAAAAAGCAAAAGAAGTTTTGATTGACAATACTATCAAAGTTGACCTAGTCAAAGGAAGGTGTTTGATTGTTGAGATAAAAAAGAGTTCCAAATTCATAGACAGCACACGGTGGCAACTACTCTTCTACCTTTACTACCTAAAACACAAAAAAGGAGTTGTGATGGAAGGAGAAATTAGCATTCCTGATGAGAAAAAGAGAGTATTAGTAAGACTCTCCGAAGAAAGTGAAAAAGAGATTGAAAGGATGATAGGTGAAATTGAAGAACTTCTTAAGCAAGAAAAACCACCGAAGCCCGAGTGGATAAAATACTGTAAGGTTTGCGGATACAAGGAGATGTGCTGGGTTTAAACACTATTCTTTTGAAACAACCTTTCTACGCCTTTCAAGAGTTTTATAAAGTATAGTTTGGAAATTATTATTCTCGCACTGTCTCACGACAGTGTGATGAAATATAAAAACAAGGAGGTTATGTAATGTCAAAAGTTCTGTATGTTTTTCAGAGTGGC carries:
- the cas4 gene encoding CRISPR-associated protein Cas4 — its product is MDIRFLAYIQWDYNCLYIKIEMEVNGTLIWYYTICKREAWLIGHRIVPDQKDNRIMIGRHIHKYFFSREKAKEVLIDNTIKVDLVKGRCLIVEIKKSSKFIDSTRWQLLFYLYYLKHKKGVVMEGEISIPDEKKRVLVRLSEESEKEIERMIGEIEELLKQEKPPKPEWIKYCKVCGYKEMCWV